The genome window ATCGAGACGCTCGCCTCGATCGGTGCGGCGCTGGTGGCCATGCCGCGCGGCCAGCGGGTGGTCGGCCTCGAGAACAACACATCATTTATCCGCGCGGTCCGCTCGGGCAGGCTCCACGCCAACGCGCGCCCGGTCACCCGCGGTCGCACGAGCCAGGTGTGGGAGGCGTGGATCCGCGACGAGAAGGAGCAGTTGGTCGCGCAAGGCCGGGTGCGGCTGCTGTGCGTCGACGAGGAGCGGGCGCTGGGCTGAGCGGTTGC of Candidatus Rokuibacteriota bacterium contains these proteins:
- a CDS encoding PaaI family thioesterase, with product MAEDIVAVLNAFPGWVKEMGIVILTATPDEVTCALEVGEKHHQGYGIVHGGVHSGVIETLASIGAALVAMPRGQRVVGLENNTSFIRAVRSGRLHANARPVTRGRTSQVWEAWIRDEKEQLVAQGRVRLLCVDEERALG